A single Corynebacterium stationis DNA region contains:
- a CDS encoding DUF3052 domain-containing protein: protein MADATGVTKNYASTLGITEGMIALETGWDEDCDPAISEAVEAVLGEDFLEEETDELVDVVVMWWREDDGDLVDGLVDALRPLGDGGTIWLLTPGAGKRGTIAPGEISESAQLAGLVQTTAERLGDWQGSCLVARGAMKK, encoded by the coding sequence GTGGCTGACGCTACTGGCGTAACCAAAAACTATGCATCCACGCTCGGCATTACTGAGGGCATGATTGCGCTCGAGACTGGCTGGGACGAAGACTGCGATCCTGCAATCTCTGAAGCTGTTGAGGCTGTTCTGGGAGAAGACTTTCTAGAAGAAGAGACTGATGAGCTCGTTGACGTGGTTGTCATGTGGTGGCGCGAAGATGACGGCGATCTCGTGGACGGCTTGGTTGACGCCCTCCGCCCATTGGGTGATGGTGGCACCATTTGGCTGTTGACTCCTGGTGCAGGAAAACGTGGAACTATTGCTCCAGGTGAAATTTCCGAATCCGCACAATTGGCAGGCCTCGTCCAGACCACCGCAGAGCGTCTCGGTGATTGGCAGGGCAGCTGCTTGGTCGCGCGCGGCGCGATGAAGAAGTAA
- the thiS gene encoding sulfur carrier protein ThiS, producing MITFNFNGEMVETQPQSIEQFINERIGSDKGVAVAVGGAVVPRSQWDRDIQPGDAVDVLTAVQGG from the coding sequence GTGATTACCTTTAATTTCAATGGCGAGATGGTTGAAACTCAGCCGCAGAGTATCGAGCAGTTCATAAATGAGCGCATCGGTAGCGATAAAGGCGTAGCGGTCGCTGTGGGCGGGGCAGTGGTTCCACGCTCGCAGTGGGACAGGGATATCCAGCCCGGCGATGCCGTTGACGTTCTTACTGCAGTACAAGGCGGCTAG
- a CDS encoding alpha/beta fold hydrolase gives MYQRNRIAAGFRGQRRKNRSAQRLVYQRLHDHETSPGLRNLDATGEVDNDGVDIAWFEVGNPDADVTVVFIHGYCLSSEAWCDQVEHLRPRSDVRSLLVDVRGHGLSSRVAAKSCTIDGAADDVLAVILERLPKNGGRIVVVGHSLGGMIALNLIRRAPEDIFERIFGALLISTSMRRFSDKGVTRILQSKLAKSLYSAIDRVPDKFNRIRFAAAQVIAPTIAALVAGFPQMERLQFHAAMLLDTPLASFVGYFDDLTEHEEFAAQDCLQKIRGQAVIGSMDIVTPMSQSELISEKWGNGDLKVIEGSGHMVILEEPGQISQALDEVLAEVSPRLP, from the coding sequence ATGTATCAACGAAATAGGATTGCGGCGGGGTTTCGCGGGCAGCGCCGGAAAAACCGTTCCGCGCAGCGCCTTGTGTATCAGCGATTGCATGATCATGAAACATCACCTGGGCTGCGAAATCTTGATGCCACTGGGGAAGTGGACAATGATGGTGTAGATATCGCATGGTTTGAGGTGGGCAATCCCGATGCCGATGTCACGGTGGTTTTTATCCACGGATATTGCCTCTCCTCGGAGGCGTGGTGTGACCAGGTAGAGCATCTGCGTCCTCGTAGCGACGTTCGCAGTTTGCTTGTCGATGTCCGCGGTCACGGACTTTCTTCTCGCGTCGCGGCGAAATCCTGCACCATTGATGGTGCGGCCGATGACGTGCTCGCTGTGATTTTAGAGCGATTGCCGAAAAACGGCGGGCGCATCGTGGTAGTGGGGCATTCTTTGGGCGGGATGATCGCGCTGAATCTGATTCGCCGTGCTCCTGAGGATATTTTTGAGCGTATTTTCGGCGCTTTGCTGATTTCGACGTCGATGCGTCGGTTCTCCGATAAAGGTGTAACCCGCATCTTGCAATCTAAGCTCGCGAAGTCGTTATATTCAGCCATCGATCGCGTGCCGGATAAATTCAACCGCATTCGTTTTGCAGCCGCGCAAGTTATAGCTCCCACCATCGCCGCGCTAGTTGCGGGCTTTCCACAAATGGAGCGTTTGCAATTCCACGCCGCCATGTTGCTGGACACACCTTTGGCGAGCTTCGTCGGTTATTTTGATGACTTGACTGAGCATGAAGAATTCGCTGCTCAAGACTGTTTACAAAAAATTCGAGGGCAAGCGGTGATTGGTTCCATGGATATCGTCACGCCCATGAGTCAGTCAGAGCTTATCAGCGAGAAGTGGGGCAACGGCGATCTCAAAGTTATTGAGGGATCTGGTCACATGGTGATTTTGGAAGAACCGGGGCAAATCTCGCAGGCTTTAGACGAAGTGCTTGCCGAAGTCTCGCCCCGGCTTCCCTAG
- a CDS encoding thiamine phosphate synthase: protein MNYPAHLDLRCYVVTGSGTDDDIVATAARAAAGGAGVIQVRSKPITAARLLGLAEKVALAVAEVNPDAKTLIDDRVDTAAILMRRGIPIYGVHVGQEDIPVAAVRELLGPDAIIGLTTGTADLIRQANAYADILDYVGAGPFRPTPTKDSGRKPIGLSGYPELVELSQLPIVAIGDVQPTDVRDLAATGISGVAMVRAFSEAHKTGSATQVAEQVIADFKVGAQAMGVRA from the coding sequence GTGAACTATCCTGCCCACCTTGATTTACGCTGCTATGTAGTTACTGGTTCAGGCACAGACGATGACATTGTGGCAACTGCTGCTAGGGCCGCCGCGGGTGGCGCTGGAGTCATCCAAGTCCGGTCCAAACCGATTACTGCCGCGCGCCTTTTGGGCTTGGCGGAAAAAGTAGCATTGGCGGTCGCCGAGGTAAACCCTGATGCAAAGACACTTATCGATGACCGCGTCGACACCGCTGCTATTTTAATGCGCCGCGGGATTCCCATTTACGGCGTGCACGTTGGCCAAGAAGATATCCCAGTTGCAGCAGTACGCGAGCTGCTTGGACCCGATGCGATTATCGGGCTGACCACGGGAACAGCAGACCTTATTCGGCAAGCCAATGCCTATGCGGACATCCTCGATTATGTCGGCGCTGGGCCTTTCCGTCCCACGCCGACCAAAGACTCGGGGCGCAAACCTATTGGGCTTTCCGGCTACCCGGAATTGGTGGAACTTTCACAGCTGCCGATCGTTGCCATTGGCGACGTCCAGCCGACAGATGTGCGTGACCTTGCAGCGACAGGTATCTCGGGAGTGGCCATGGTGCGTGCTTTTAGCGAAGCACATAAAACCGGCTCGGCCACGCAAGTTGCCGAGCAAGTAATTGCCGATTTCAAGGTTGGAGCGCAAGCAATGGGGGTGCGAGCGTGA
- a CDS encoding acyl carrier protein translates to MSNDLSAQLRAHLQGQPQASTAKSGVPEYLALISEITGEDTEELLPDRRLADVGLTSLNMIEFAVRAEDRLGVVFEESDAQALETLDDVAKFVEAHQ, encoded by the coding sequence ATGTCCAATGACCTCAGTGCTCAATTACGCGCTCACCTGCAAGGCCAGCCGCAAGCCTCCACCGCTAAATCCGGGGTACCAGAATATCTGGCGCTCATTTCCGAGATTACCGGAGAAGACACGGAAGAGCTTCTTCCTGACCGCCGCTTGGCTGATGTGGGTTTGACCTCATTGAATATGATCGAATTTGCCGTGCGGGCCGAAGATCGTTTGGGCGTAGTTTTTGAAGAATCCGATGCACAAGCGCTTGAAACGCTTGACGATGTAGCCAAATTTGTGGAGGCACACCAATGA
- the aceE gene encoding pyruvate dehydrogenase (acetyl-transferring), homodimeric type, producing the protein MAEKDALQGDSNFPLIRDGVASYLHDSDPEETKEWLESLDGLLDETSTERARFLMLRLLERATAKRVPLPSLTSSDFVNTIPTTMEPEFPGDEELEKRYRRWIRWNAAVMVHRGQRPGIGVGGHISTYAGAAPLYEVGFNHFFRGKDDPSGGDQVFFQGHASPGVYARAFMEGRLDENDLDGFRQEVSRGPGNGLPSYPHPHGMEWFWEFPTVSMGLGPINAIYQARFNKYLQMRGIKDTSDQHVWAFLGDGEMDEPESRGAIHQATLYELDNLTFVINCNLQRLDGPVRGNTQIIQELESFFRGAGWDVTKIVWGRAWDKLLEADKDGALVHIMNTTSDGDYQTFKANDGAYVRKEFFGRDERTLKLVEDMTDDEIWALRRGGHDYRKIYAAYNHVMENKGTGKPTVILAFTIKGYGLGHNFEGRNATHQMKKLTLEDLKSFRDKQGIPISDEALEKDPAVPPYYHPGNDAPEIKYMLERRKELGGFLPERRVNFTPLQAPSIDKLKSVRKGSGKQEVATTMALVRTFKEVMRDKELGKRVVPIIPDEARTFGMDSWFPTLKIWNPRGQNYVPVDHDLMLSYREATDGQIMHEGISEAGAVASFTAAATSYATHGEPMIPLYIFYSMFGFQRTGDAFWAAADQMARGFIIGATAGRTTLTGEGLQHMDGHSPVLASTNPSVLQYDPAFGYEIAHLVTRGIDRMYGENGESVMYYLTVYNEPVHQPAEPENLDVEGLHRGIYQFNTVGNGDLEANILASGVGVHESLRAQKILDEEYGVKTNLFSVTSWVELAREGKRLNKEALQHGAEPAKPFVTKQLESVEGPFVGVSDFVSDLHEQIRPYVPGTYVALGTDGFGFADTRAAARRFFNSDAESVVVAVLEGLARDGKVERSVVEKAAKDLKLDDPTATVDTTEAPAID; encoded by the coding sequence ATGGCTGAAAAGGATGCCCTACAGGGCGATTCCAATTTCCCACTCATTCGCGACGGCGTTGCCTCGTACCTGCACGACAGTGACCCAGAGGAAACTAAAGAGTGGCTGGAATCGCTCGATGGCTTGCTGGATGAAACATCCACCGAGCGGGCACGCTTTCTGATGCTGCGCCTCTTGGAGCGCGCAACCGCAAAGCGCGTGCCCCTTCCTTCACTCACGTCCAGCGACTTTGTTAACACCATCCCTACCACCATGGAACCAGAGTTCCCTGGCGATGAGGAACTGGAAAAGCGTTACCGTCGTTGGATCCGCTGGAACGCTGCAGTCATGGTGCACCGTGGACAGCGTCCGGGCATTGGCGTCGGTGGACACATTTCCACCTACGCGGGTGCGGCGCCGCTATATGAAGTTGGTTTCAACCACTTCTTCCGCGGCAAAGACGATCCATCAGGCGGCGACCAGGTCTTCTTCCAGGGCCACGCTTCCCCAGGTGTGTATGCACGTGCTTTCATGGAAGGCCGTTTGGATGAAAATGACCTCGACGGTTTCCGCCAGGAAGTCTCCCGTGGCCCAGGCAATGGCCTGCCTTCCTACCCTCACCCACATGGCATGGAATGGTTCTGGGAATTTCCAACCGTATCCATGGGCTTAGGCCCAATCAACGCTATCTACCAAGCACGCTTTAACAAGTACTTGCAGATGCGCGGTATTAAGGATACCTCCGATCAGCACGTCTGGGCATTCTTGGGCGACGGTGAGATGGATGAACCAGAATCACGCGGCGCTATCCACCAGGCAACGCTCTACGAGCTGGACAACCTGACCTTTGTTATTAACTGTAACTTGCAGCGTCTTGACGGCCCTGTACGTGGTAACACCCAGATTATCCAGGAGCTGGAGTCCTTCTTCCGCGGCGCTGGCTGGGACGTCACCAAGATCGTATGGGGTCGCGCATGGGACAAGCTGCTCGAAGCAGACAAGGATGGCGCACTTGTCCACATCATGAACACCACTTCTGATGGTGACTACCAAACCTTCAAGGCTAACGACGGCGCATATGTGCGCAAGGAGTTCTTCGGTCGCGATGAGCGAACCTTGAAGCTGGTTGAAGACATGACCGATGACGAGATTTGGGCGCTACGCCGCGGTGGTCACGACTACCGCAAGATTTACGCTGCCTACAACCACGTCATGGAAAACAAGGGCACCGGCAAGCCAACCGTCATCTTGGCCTTTACCATTAAAGGCTACGGTCTGGGCCACAACTTCGAGGGCCGCAACGCGACCCACCAGATGAAGAAGCTAACCTTGGAAGACCTCAAGAGCTTCCGCGATAAGCAGGGCATTCCAATCTCCGATGAGGCTTTGGAGAAGGACCCAGCGGTTCCTCCGTACTACCACCCTGGCAATGATGCGCCAGAAATTAAGTACATGCTGGAACGTCGTAAAGAACTCGGCGGCTTCCTGCCGGAGCGTCGTGTTAACTTCACTCCATTGCAGGCACCGAGCATCGATAAGCTCAAGAGCGTTCGCAAGGGCTCTGGTAAGCAAGAAGTTGCTACCACCATGGCTTTGGTTCGTACGTTCAAGGAAGTCATGCGTGATAAGGAACTGGGCAAGCGCGTAGTTCCAATCATCCCGGATGAGGCTCGTACCTTCGGTATGGACTCCTGGTTCCCAACCTTGAAGATTTGGAATCCACGTGGCCAAAACTACGTGCCAGTCGACCACGACTTGATGCTGAGCTACCGCGAGGCAACCGATGGCCAGATTATGCACGAAGGCATTTCGGAAGCTGGTGCTGTGGCATCGTTCACCGCGGCAGCAACCTCATATGCCACCCACGGTGAGCCAATGATTCCGCTGTACATCTTCTACTCGATGTTCGGTTTCCAGCGCACCGGCGACGCATTCTGGGCAGCTGCAGACCAGATGGCACGTGGCTTCATCATCGGAGCAACCGCTGGCCGCACCACCCTGACCGGTGAGGGCCTGCAGCACATGGATGGACACTCCCCTGTCTTGGCGTCGACCAACCCTTCGGTTCTGCAATACGACCCAGCTTTCGGCTACGAGATTGCACACCTGGTTACACGTGGTATTGACCGTATGTACGGTGAAAATGGTGAGAGTGTCATGTACTACCTCACTGTGTACAACGAGCCTGTACACCAGCCAGCAGAGCCAGAGAACCTGGATGTCGAAGGCCTGCACCGCGGCATCTACCAATTCAACACTGTCGGCAATGGCGACTTGGAAGCCAACATCTTGGCCTCCGGTGTCGGTGTCCACGAGTCCCTGCGTGCGCAGAAGATTCTGGATGAGGAATACGGTGTGAAGACTAACCTCTTCTCTGTCACTTCTTGGGTTGAGCTGGCGCGTGAAGGTAAGCGCTTGAACAAGGAAGCTTTGCAGCACGGCGCTGAGCCAGCAAAGCCATTTGTGACCAAGCAGCTGGAATCTGTCGAAGGCCCGTTCGTCGGCGTTTCCGACTTCGTCTCCGACCTGCACGAGCAGATTCGTCCGTACGTCCCTGGCACCTATGTTGCTTTGGGTACCGACGGCTTCGGCTTCGCCGATACCCGCGCTGCGGCTCGTCGTTTCTTCAATTCGGATGCTGAGTCTGTGGTCGTTGCTGTACTAGAAGGCTTGGCTCGCGATGGCAAGGTTGAGCGTTCAGTAGTTGAAAAGGCTGCTAAGGACCTCAAGCTTGATGACCCAACCGCAACGGTAGATACCACCGAGGCTCCTGCCATCGACTAA
- a CDS encoding ThiF family adenylyltransferase: MMALPDYELRRIARHLALPGFGLEQQKRLHNAHVLVIGAGGLGCPLMQSLASAGVGTITVIDDDTVDITNIHRQILFGADDVGKLKVEVAAQRLEELQPGITVNALAQRLNTDNAVELVGSVDLVLDGSDSFSTKYLVADAAEITGTPLIWATVLRFHGDLALFHSGPNFRGVGLRDLFPDQPDANSVPDCATAGVLGATTATMGALMATHAIGYLSGIGATEPGEILSYDAFPPMTRTFKVAADPERPLATELLRTYGAAESQACALTTRAAELLGQARRGECIAVDIREPHEVMLADLPAEITTQKLPLSSINSDDEVADFFSQLGDSQVLVYCAAGQRSKNFVERYQAVAQRTGVVLESLPGGVNGL, encoded by the coding sequence GTGATGGCCCTGCCTGATTATGAACTACGCCGCATCGCCCGGCACTTGGCCCTGCCCGGATTTGGGCTGGAACAACAAAAACGCCTTCACAATGCGCATGTTTTAGTCATCGGCGCCGGCGGATTGGGATGTCCGTTGATGCAATCTTTGGCATCGGCAGGCGTTGGCACGATTACGGTGATTGATGATGACACCGTGGATATCACCAATATCCACCGCCAGATTCTTTTCGGCGCGGATGATGTGGGCAAGCTGAAAGTCGAAGTTGCTGCGCAGCGCCTAGAAGAACTCCAACCTGGTATTACCGTCAACGCTTTAGCTCAGCGTCTTAACACGGACAATGCTGTGGAGCTGGTGGGTTCTGTTGACCTGGTACTCGATGGCTCTGATTCTTTTAGCACCAAATACCTGGTGGCTGATGCAGCGGAGATAACCGGCACGCCATTGATTTGGGCAACGGTGCTGCGCTTTCATGGCGACCTGGCGCTATTTCACTCCGGCCCGAACTTCCGCGGCGTCGGTCTGCGCGACCTCTTCCCCGACCAACCTGATGCCAACTCCGTGCCCGATTGCGCGACCGCCGGCGTGCTCGGCGCAACCACGGCGACCATGGGTGCCTTGATGGCAACCCATGCCATTGGATACTTAAGCGGGATTGGCGCAACGGAACCGGGGGAAATACTCAGCTATGATGCTTTTCCGCCGATGACGCGAACCTTTAAAGTAGCTGCTGACCCGGAGCGGCCTTTGGCCACTGAGCTACTTCGCACCTACGGCGCCGCGGAGAGCCAAGCCTGCGCTTTAACAACGCGCGCTGCAGAACTGCTTGGCCAAGCTCGGCGCGGGGAATGCATCGCCGTAGATATTCGCGAACCACACGAAGTAATGCTGGCTGATTTACCGGCAGAGATTACAACGCAGAAGCTGCCGTTGAGCTCCATCAACTCCGACGATGAGGTAGCTGACTTCTTCTCCCAACTAGGAGACAGCCAGGTCTTGGTTTACTGCGCGGCCGGACAGCGCAGCAAAAACTTCGTGGAACGCTACCAAGCGGTTGCTCAGCGCACCGGGGTTGTTCTAGAAAGCCTGCCTGGTGGTGTCAACGGGCTATAG
- a CDS encoding HAD-IIA family hydrolase produces the protein MISYLSDMDGVLIKEGEMVPGADKFLQTLKDNDIKFMVLTNNSMATARDLSARLKSQGLDIAPEKIWTSALATAKFLSQQSTGRTAFVIGESGLTTALHEEGWILTDNDPEFVVLGETRTYSFEAITTAINLIRNGARFIATNPDVTGPAPEGILPATGSVAALITAATNREPYYVGKPNPVMMRSALNNIGVHSENTVMIGDRMDTDVKAGLEAGMRTILVRTGIMNDAAISRYPFRPTRVLDSVADLPDRIFDPFA, from the coding sequence ATGATTTCTTACCTTTCTGACATGGACGGCGTGCTCATCAAAGAAGGTGAGATGGTTCCCGGTGCAGATAAATTCCTGCAGACCTTAAAAGACAATGACATTAAGTTCATGGTGCTGACCAATAACTCCATGGCGACCGCGCGAGACCTCTCCGCGCGGTTGAAGTCGCAGGGCTTAGATATTGCGCCGGAGAAAATCTGGACCTCTGCGTTGGCGACGGCGAAGTTCCTATCCCAGCAATCCACCGGCCGCACTGCCTTTGTCATCGGCGAGTCCGGACTGACGACTGCGCTGCACGAGGAAGGCTGGATTCTTACGGATAACGATCCTGAGTTTGTAGTCTTAGGCGAAACGCGGACCTACTCTTTTGAGGCCATAACCACCGCGATTAACCTTATTCGCAATGGTGCGCGCTTTATTGCAACCAACCCAGATGTCACAGGCCCTGCCCCGGAAGGTATCTTGCCGGCCACCGGTTCTGTCGCTGCTCTGATTACTGCGGCGACCAACCGCGAGCCTTATTACGTGGGCAAACCAAATCCGGTGATGATGCGCTCGGCGTTAAATAATATTGGCGTGCACTCCGAAAACACCGTGATGATAGGTGATCGCATGGACACCGACGTCAAGGCCGGGCTTGAAGCTGGCATGCGCACGATTTTGGTGCGCACGGGCATCATGAATGATGCGGCTATCTCCCGCTACCCTTTCCGCCCGACGCGCGTACTGGATTCAGTCGCTGATTTGCCAGACCGCATTTTCGATCCCTTCGCTTAG
- the thiO gene encoding glycine oxidase ThiO, with protein sequence MSRHAVVIGGGIIGLATCFEFQEAGFEVTLIDPDPISGATHHAGGMLAPTAEVQYQQHELVPLMRESAQLYPDLIRRVGQHTDLPTGYRTEGTLLIGADRADGQHLTELIEYMKAADLDIEPLTTRHARQLEPGLSPRIVKVAAIDGDHQLDPRLFARALYDAVLSRGAQHIREAVETITPQAVGLTSGKRVAVESTGVVVLAAGLGAAKITGWFDGEHPLQLRPVYGDIVRVRVPEALQPLTNCVIRGFVEDRPIYVIPRDDGTVTIGATSREDSPHPRTSAIHDLLRDAIRVVPGIEETEFLEATCGARPGTPDDLPYLGLVREGLIISTGYFRHGILLAALGAKSAVELATGQEASTSVAACNPFRHAASTINV encoded by the coding sequence GTGAGCCGGCACGCGGTAGTGATCGGCGGCGGCATCATTGGGCTTGCGACCTGCTTTGAATTCCAAGAAGCAGGTTTTGAGGTCACGCTCATTGACCCCGATCCGATTTCCGGAGCCACGCATCACGCCGGCGGCATGCTGGCTCCCACGGCGGAGGTGCAGTACCAGCAGCATGAGCTCGTGCCGCTCATGCGCGAGTCTGCCCAGCTGTACCCAGACTTAATCCGACGCGTTGGCCAGCACACCGATTTGCCGACCGGTTATCGCACCGAAGGCACGCTGCTTATCGGTGCCGATAGAGCAGACGGGCAACATCTCACTGAGCTCATCGAATATATGAAAGCAGCGGACCTGGACATTGAGCCGCTGACTACTCGCCACGCACGGCAGCTCGAGCCAGGACTATCGCCACGCATTGTGAAAGTTGCTGCTATCGACGGGGACCACCAACTTGACCCGCGTCTCTTTGCGCGCGCTCTTTATGACGCAGTGCTTTCTCGCGGCGCACAGCACATTCGCGAGGCCGTTGAAACCATCACACCGCAGGCCGTGGGACTGACATCGGGCAAGCGCGTTGCGGTGGAATCCACGGGCGTCGTTGTCCTAGCCGCTGGTTTAGGGGCTGCAAAAATCACGGGCTGGTTCGATGGAGAGCATCCTTTGCAGCTCCGCCCTGTCTACGGCGATATTGTGCGCGTGCGGGTGCCGGAAGCGCTGCAGCCGCTGACCAACTGCGTTATCCGCGGATTCGTGGAAGATCGGCCCATCTATGTCATCCCGCGTGATGATGGCACCGTCACCATCGGCGCCACCAGCCGCGAAGATTCGCCGCACCCACGCACTTCTGCCATCCATGACCTTCTGCGTGATGCGATTCGCGTGGTGCCGGGAATAGAAGAAACTGAATTTCTAGAAGCCACCTGCGGTGCGCGTCCGGGCACCCCGGACGATTTGCCGTACTTGGGTTTGGTGCGCGAGGGCCTGATTATTTCGACTGGGTATTTCCGCCATGGCATTTTGCTGGCAGCTTTAGGCGCGAAATCCGCGGTGGAGCTTGCCACCGGTCAGGAGGCATCGACAAGCGTTGCGGCATGTAACCCTTTTCGGCACGCAGCAAGCACAATCAACGTCTAA
- a CDS encoding thiazole synthase, with translation MLTIADKTFASHLVMGTGGATSQALLEESLVASHTELTTVAMRRHRATTGAGESIFEMLRRLNIDLLPNTAGCRTARDAVLTAQLAREALGTSWVKVEVIADEHTLLPDTTELLEACELLINDGFTVLAYTSDDPVVASRLEDVGVAAVMPLGSPIGTGLGILNPHNIELICSRASVPILLDAGVGTASDAALAMELGCDGVLLASAINRAQDPVAMATAMYHAVEAGRLAATAGRIPKREHAVASSSFDGLATWSEQVL, from the coding sequence GTGTTAACAATTGCGGATAAAACCTTCGCCTCGCATTTGGTGATGGGAACCGGTGGGGCAACTTCGCAGGCGCTGCTGGAAGAATCTTTGGTCGCGAGCCACACCGAGCTCACGACTGTCGCCATGCGCCGTCATCGCGCCACTACCGGTGCGGGCGAGTCCATCTTTGAGATGCTGCGCAGGCTCAACATCGACCTGCTGCCCAATACCGCTGGCTGCCGCACGGCTCGCGATGCTGTACTGACGGCACAGCTCGCGCGCGAAGCCTTGGGCACCTCGTGGGTAAAAGTAGAAGTCATCGCTGATGAGCACACGCTTTTACCCGATACCACCGAGCTTCTCGAAGCCTGCGAGCTGCTGATTAATGATGGCTTCACGGTTCTGGCCTATACCTCGGATGATCCCGTGGTGGCATCACGTTTGGAAGATGTCGGGGTCGCGGCAGTGATGCCTTTGGGCTCACCGATTGGCACCGGCTTAGGCATTTTGAATCCGCATAATATTGAGCTGATCTGCTCTCGTGCTTCTGTGCCAATTCTGCTCGATGCCGGCGTCGGCACTGCGTCCGATGCCGCCCTTGCGATGGAACTGGGATGCGACGGGGTGCTGCTGGCCTCTGCAATTAACCGCGCGCAAGACCCCGTTGCGATGGCCACCGCGATGTACCACGCGGTTGAGGCAGGCCGCCTGGCTGCCACGGCCGGAAGGATTCCGAAGCGGGAGCACGCGGTGGCATCGTCAAGCTTTGATGGCCTGGCAACCTGGTCAGAGCAGGTGCTGTGA